The sequence CACCTTAATGCCCATGATCATGACTGCGGATTGCGTGGATTATTACGAGTATGAGACCGGCAAGCGGATGGAGGGCGCCGCCTATTCCATCCTGACCTTGACCATTAAGGTGTGTCTGGCACTGGGTACTGCCGTGGGTCTGATCTTTGTGCAGGTGTCCGGTTATTATGACGCTTTGGGTGCCGGTACTTTCACCACCAAGACCAAGGACATTATCTTTTTTGCTTATACCGCCTTGCCGGGCGTGCTGGCACTGCTGTCCATCTTCCCCATGTTTAAGTACGACATTGTGGGCGAGAAGAAGGCGCAGATCTCTGCCGCCCTGTCCCAGCGCCGCGCCGGTAAAGAATAAGCGCCTGAAAATAGATACAATATGTATATATAGAGAAAAGCGACTTCCCTCGGGAAGTCGCTTTTTTGTGTGGTGTTCAGCGGGTTTAAATATGTGTGCATATCGGTGTGTAAGATGATGGTATACACATCAGAGACGGCGGATAGTATCCGCCCAATTTAGAATTGCAACGAGATTTTCTGCATTTTATTTATTGCTATTTTTGGCCTGGTTACGCGAAATTTTGGTGGATCAGAAAAAATTTTTTATTTTTTCCGACATTACCTATTGACATAGTAGGCATTATGGTGTATAGTTAAGTCAATCCAACGGGGAGACCCGAAGAAATCAGGAGACCGCTATGAACCGGTTATTTCCCACATTGTTAAGACAAAATTTCCGATTTGGACGAATGAGCCGATGTATGTGACCCAATCGTAACCTACACTTTATCATTTGAACTTGAAAGGAATTTGAATTATGAGCAAGAAATACGCATTTGAGACTTTGCAGCTGCATGTTGGCCAGGAGCAGGCGGATCCCGCTACCGACTCCAGAGCCGTACCGATTTATCAAACCACTTCTTATGTGTTCCATAACAGCGACCACGCCCAGGCCCGTTTTGGCCTGGCAGACGCCGGCAACATTTACGGCCGTCTGACCAACTCCACCCAGGATGTGTTTGAAAAGCGCATTGCCGCTTTAGAGGGCGGCGTAGCCGGTTTGGCTACCGCCAGCGGTGCGGCTGCTTTGGCTTACACCTTCCAGGCACTGGCCAAGGCCGGTGACCATATTGTCAGCGCCAAGACCATTTACGGCGGCACTTACAACTACCTGGAGCACACCTTCCCGGAGCACGGGGTCAAGACGACTTTTGTTGACCCGGACGATCTGCAAAATTTTGAGGACGCCATTCAGGACAACACCAAGCTGATCTTTTTTGAGACCCTGGGCAACCCCAATTCTAACTTGGTGGACATTGAGGCCCTGGCCAAGATCGCCCACAAGCACGGCATTCCGCTGGTGGCGGACAGCACCTTTGCAACGCCCTATCTGCTGCGCCCCATTGAGTACGGCGTAGACATTGTGGTCCACAGCGCCACCAAGTTCATCGGCGGTCACGGCACCACCTTGGGCGGCGTGATCGTAGACAGCGGCAAGTTCGATTGGGAAAAGAGCGGCAAGTTCCCGCAGCTCACCGAACCCAACGCCAGCTACCACGGCATCAGCTTTGTGCAGGCTGCCGGCCCGGCTGCGTTCGCCACTTATATCCGCGCGATTCTGCTGCGCGATACCGGCGCTGCAATCTCTCCCTTTAACGCATTCCTGTTGCTTCAGGGCGTAGAGACCCTGTCCCTGCGTGTGGAGCGCCATGTGGAGAACACCAAGAAGGTGCTGGAGTACCTGCAAAATCACCCGCTGGTCGAGCATGTGAACCATCCGTCCTTGGATCCCAAATATCAGGATCTGTACAATAAATATTTCCCCAACGGCGCCGGTTCCATCTTCACCTTTGACATCAAGGGCGGCGAAAAAGAGGCAAAGGCCTTTATCGACGCGCTGGAGATCTTCTCTCTGCTGGCCAATGTGGCAGATGTAAAGTCCCTGGTGATCCACCCCAAGACCACCACCCACTCTCAGCTGTCTGAGCAGGAGTTCAACGAGCAGAAGATTTTTGACAACACGATCCGTCTTTCTATCGGTACAGAGAACATCAACGACATTATCGCCGATCTGGAGCAGGGATTTGACGCTGTAAAAGCGCTGAACGCCTGATTTGACCGACAATTTCATTTGAATTTGACAAGGAGTTATTATCATGGCAATTTATAAATCTATCCTGGACCTGGTTGGCGGCACCCCGCTGGTGGAGCTGACCCAGTTTGAAAAAGAGAACGACCTGAAAGCAACTGTTTTGGCCAAGCTGGAGTATTTTAACCCGGCCGGTTCCGTGAAGGACCGTATCGCTAAGGCCATTGTAGAGGACGCAGAAAAGACCGGCAAGTTGCAGCCCGGCGGCACCATTATTGAGCCTACCTCCGGCAACACCGGCATCGGTCTGGCAGCTGTTGCTGCGGCCAAAAAATATCGCCTGATCATCACCATGCCGGAGACTATGAGCGTGGAGCGCCGCAACCTGATGAAAGCCTATGGCGCAGAGCTGGTGCTCACCGAGGGCGCCAAGGGCATGAAGGGCGCCATCGCTAAGGCAGAGGAGCTGCACGAGCAGATCCCCGGCTCCATCATCGCCGGTCAGTTTGTAAACCCGGTGAACCCGGCCACCCATAAGGCCACCACCGGCCCGGAGATCTGGAAGGACACCGAGGGCAAGGTTGACATCTTTGTGGCAGGCGTAGGCACCGGCGGTACGGTGTCCGGCGTGGGCGCGTACCTGAAGAGCCAAAACCCCAATGTAAAGGTGGTTGCCGTAGAACCTGCTTCCTCCCCGGTGCTGTCCACCGGCCAGGGCGGCGCCCATAAGATTCAGGGTATCGGCGCCGGCTTTGTTCCGGATACGCTGGATACCAAGATTTATGACGAGATCATTACCGTCACCAATGAAGATGCTTTTGCCACCGGCAAGCGTCTGGCCAAGTCTGACGCAGTGCTCACCGGTATCAGCTCCGGTGCAGCCGTTTGGGCTGCCGAGCAACTGGCCAAGCGCCCGGAGAACGCAGGCAAGACCATCGTAGCCTTGCTGCCGGATACCGGTGACCGCTACCTGTCCACCCCGTTGTTCCAGGACTGATTTTAGCCCCCAAAGAATACCACCGCCCCGGCGTGAGCCAAAGCGGTGGTGTTTTTCTTTGCGTATGCATAAGTGCGGCTGGAGCAGCCACAGTTGCCCACCCAATCACCCGCTTGACAAACCCTGCCGGATATATTAAAATAACACAAGTGCCGTGATCGGCTTGTGCTAGCCGTATGGCGGGCGGACAAAGCAGGGAAGCACGGGAAATATTAAGAAAAAAGCAAAATAAAAAATCGGGGTGTAGCGCAGTTGGTAGCGCGCCTGCTTTGGGAGCAGGATGCCGCAGGTTCGAATCCTGTCACTCCGACCATATCGAGTGTTCATAAGGGATTTGACTTATGAACACTCCTTTTGTTTTATCATATAATTCGTATGTACGAGCAAGGGTAACACCTTGCTCTTTTTTATGCCGTGAATTGCTCGGTTATATACTCTACGGCAACACCTTTGCGTGTATCCGCAATATGGGTTTGTTTTGTGGTGTTCGGAAATTCGATATATCCGATAAAACGGTAATATATAACGATTCGTTGCGTTCGGCTTTTGCCTGTGCCCTCTGTTTCAAAAATATCAATATGGTCAATCAGTTCTCGAAGCAGCGGTGTTGTCAGATTATCCATTTGCATAAACCTGCGAATTGCCGATATGAATTTTCCATATTCCGAATTGGTGTTTTTCAACTCTTCGATTTGGTGTCGAGTATCCGCAATTTTGGCTTTTAAGTCCATACGCTCTTTTTCGTATTTATGAGATAACTCAACAAACCACTCATCGCTGACTTTTCCGATAACATTATCCTCATATAGCTTTTCATAAAGTTGCGATACCGTGTTGCTGCGTGTAATCGCTTTTTGCAGTTCCGACTCCAAAAACTTTTTGTCCTTTTCTCTTTCTTCGTCATTTTTTCGCAAAAGCAGTTGTGCAAAATATGACTCGTCAATTTCCAACATTTCAACAAGTCGCCTTAATTCAAGTTTTACAACTTCTTCAAGGGCGTCTGCTCTGACATAATGTCTCCCGGGACAATTTCCTCGATAATCCACTTTGTTGTCGGAACAAGTGAAATAGTGAATTTCTTTATTCGAGGTGCTTGTGTGGTATCTCATTTTACTGTGGCAATCTCCGCAGTATATCAATCCGTTAAATATACTCCGTTCGCCGTTTTCTTTTTTCGGAGCCCGACGCTTTGTTTTTGAAATAAACTTCTGTACGGTTTCAAATGTTTCTCGGTCGATTATCGGCTCATTTACATTCTTGAATACAGCCCAATTTTCTTTTGAGTTTTCAATACGTCTTTTGTTTTTAAATGACTTGGAATATGTTTTGAAATTGATAATATCTCCGCAATACTCTTGTTGAGAAAGAATTTTTTGAATAGTTGTCTTACACCATTTGTACGGATTGGTTTGTGTTTTCTTTCCGCCTCTGTTCAGTCCTTTGGACCGCCAATAAGCCATAGGTATAAGCACTTCGTTTTCCTGCAATTCTCTTGCAATGGTTTCGTTGCCTTTACCGTCGAGGCACATTTTGAATATGCTTTTCACAACGGTTGCGGCTTCCGGGTCAATTATCCATTTCTTTTTGTTTTCCGGAGATTTCATATATCCGTAAGGCGGTTGCGATAGCGGCTCTCCCATACTGCCTCTGAGCCTGTGGGATGAACGAATCTTTTTTGAAATGTCTCTTGCATACATTTCATTTAAGATATTCTTGAACGGTGCAATTTCGCTTTCTCCCTCATCGCTGTCAATGGCGTCGTTTACTGCAATAAAACGAATATTATGTTCGGGGAAATAGCTGTCGGTATAATTACCTACCGAAACATAATCACGGCCCAGGCGGGATAAATCTTTAACCATTACGGCAGAAACAAGTCCGATTTCAATATCGTCGATAAGCTGTTGAAATCCGGGACGGTTAAAATTTGTTCCGGTATATCCGTCATCCACATAATATTTTGTATCCGTTAAACCCATTTCTTTTGCTTTTTGTGATAACAACTTCTTTTGATTGCCTATGGAGTTACTCTCGCTTTCCGTTCCGTCATCACGGGACAAACGACAATAAAGAGCAGTTATCCCTATTTGGTTTTTGTTTTTCGACTGCATTTAATCCTCCTTTCCGACAGTCGAACAATCATATTCATCTGTCATTTTATCATTGATACTATCAACAGACAATTCTGCGAAATCGCCCGTGAGATATTTTTTCAATCTGTTATTCAAATGATTGCTGTCGCTATATTTTTTAATGTTAAAATCCTCAAATTTACCGCAAACGATATATCTTACTCCATTTATCATATATTCGCCTGTACCCAAGTCGAAATTTGTTATTTGCTTTTTCATATCATCTCTCCCTCTCACGCTGTCTGATTAAATATTTTCTGTAATGCTCGCAAGCTTTAATTATGAAATCTTCGGTCTTTTGTTTATCCAAACCTTTTGGCAAGACATCGCGCAACTTGTCGGCAGGTATTCGTACCTGTTCTTTTTGATTTGGCTTTTCTTCATTGAGAACAGCAAAAACCGTATCGACGAAAAAGTTACTGTTTTTACTGAACTTTCTCAATCTTTGTGCTTGTGACAATGACGGTGTTGCGTCAGTAAATTCGATTTGTTCAAGTAATATTTGTTGTTCATATTCCGACAGATATGAAAGTTCAACCGCAGGAGTAAAGGCTATCCTTTCTTCGTCAACACGTTTAAGTAATTCGGGTATTAAGTATGTCAGGCGGATATATCGCTGAACATTTCTGCCGCTTTCGGTGTCGGATATGTTATCTCTTGACTTGTGGACAACTTGTCCATAAGTTTTACCTTGATGCTTTAGTGCCTCTGATTTCATTTTGTATGCAAAAGCTTTTTCGCTCGGTAAAATATGTTCACGGTGTATGTTTGAATCCACCATTTGCACAATCGCCTCGTCTTTTGTGAGTTCTTCGATTATTGCGGGTACGCTTGTTATCCCGAGTTCCTTGCACGCCTCAACTCGTCTGTGTCCGCTGATAATTTCATATTTACCCGCCGGAAAAGAACGAACTATTATCGGTTCAAGCAATCCGTTTTCTTTTATGCTTTCTGTTAATTCTTGATGTTCGATTCCGTTTCTTTTCTTAAACGGATGATTTTCAAAAGGAATGAGCAAATTTATACTTATGTTTTTTATCATTTTTCTGCCTCCTTTAATATTTCAACTTTTTTGAGGGAAATACCCTTATGGTTTTTCTCATAAATCAATCTTAAGTTTGTTCCGTTATCTATTTCGTAAAAGCCAAGATAACTCTGCCACCAAAATACAGGTGTGATTATTTTTCTTCCGTCACTTAGCCGAAGAAAAAGTCGCATCATATTTCGACTTGCCTCTGCTCGCATTATCAACTTTGCGAAGTATTCACCCTCTTTGTCAATAAATTTGTAGTCGGAGGTAATGATGTGTTCCTCCCTCATTTCTTCTCTTGTGTAAACTTTGTTTTGAATCATAATATATCCCTTCTTAATAAATTCTCTTTATCGGAAAGTAAAAGCTATATATTTATTTATATATTTATACGGCTACTCTCCGTTTTGTTTTTAATCACCGATTTATCTTTGCTTTACACCTCTGTTTCTGTATTGATTTGGTGCCAAAATCGGTAATTTTTTCTTTTTATCGGCTTTTTATTGAAAGCAAGTATCGCTACATCAAATTAACCGCTATCATCATATTCACGGCAATTTTTAACGCTTTTTGCACCTCTTTTGGATTTGTATTTCGGGCAGAAAACAACGATTGCCTTGTGACTTTGCTTGCATTTGTTTTTGCATTTGAGGCAAAGGCCGTTGTATGTTCTTCTGCCTGTTTCGGGATTTATGAAAAAATCCCATTCTTGTTTTGCTTTCTTTGATAATCTCGGCATTGTAAAAACTCCCTTCACTTGTTTGAACCGGGAAAGGCATTTTGCACCCCCTATTTGCAAATAAATTTTCCCTCTCACTTGGTAGGCAACGAAAACGGGCAAAAATTAACCCTCTGACCAATATTTTTTTATTACCCCTTCACTTGTTAGAACTGAGAACGCTTTTTTGGGGGGGGTGTTTTTGAAAAATTTATATTTTTTAATATTTACCTCTCTACTCATTTGGACAAAGGGTGACGAAATGCACACCCAAAATTGACGATTTAATAAAAATTATTTGGGAAAATTTTTTATACCCTCTACTTGTTTGAACCGGGAGAGCCGTTTTGTACCCCTCCGAAGAGAAAAAGTTTCCGAAAATAAAAAAATCCCTCCGATTTATCAAATCGAAGGGAAAAGTGAGTTTGAGTTTTGTATTAAATTTTAATCGGCAATTTGGCCTTCAGTCCGAATTACAGTACGCCGAATGAATTTGTATGGTAGAAATCAGTATTCAATTATGCTATAATTATTTTATATATCAAAATAGATGCGCAAAGCATAGCTTTTATTGCTTTGAAATTTTAACTTTAATAATCATCGGGAAGGGTAAATGAAAATGGCTAAAAAGAAAACTGATGAAAAATCACTGAACATAGACAATATTTTATTTAACTGCAGAAACTATTTGCGTGCCGCACGAAATTCAGGCTCGTTTTTTGAAAAAAGAGATATGATGCTTACGCTTGTATTTTTACGCTTTATCGGAGAAAAATATGAAGACGGAATTAAGGCACTCCGCCAAACCTTAATTGAAAAAGGACTTGACCCTGATGATGAAAATATAAAAGCGGCATTTTTTGATGATGCCACATTTGCAGACGGAACATATAATCTTCCCATAGAGTCAAGATGGTCAACCATAATAAACACGCCTGCGCCAAAACTTAATGTTGCTCTTGATACCGCTTTAATCAGACTTGAGGAGGAAGACCCTCAGTTGAAAGGCTGTTTTATTAACGGTACATTTACAACAAGAAATTTAGCTCCGAATGATATAAAGAAAATTGTGGATGAGGTTAATAAAATCAGTCATAAAGAGTTTGGAAAAGATAGAGACTTAATCGGCTATGTGTACGAATACTTCCTTAAAGAATTTGCCGTTAACGCCACAAAGGAAGAGGGAGAATTTTATACTCCTCACGATGTTGTTCAGCTTATTGCCACTATGATTGAACCTTATAACGGAACATTATATGACCCTTGCTGCGGTTCGGGCGGTATGTTTGTGCAGAGCGCAGCACTTGTAAAATCAAAGCAGGGCAACCTTAACAGTATCAATGTTTACGGTCAGGAAAAAGAGCCGGCAACCTATCGTCTTGCAAAAATGAATTTGGCACTCCGTGGCATAAGTCACAATCTCGGCAGCGAGGCGGATTCTTCTTTTACTCACGATTTACACGAGGGTTTGCGCTTCAATTATATTATGGCTAACCCGCCTTTTAATCTTAAAGGCTGGTATAACGACAACTTAAAAAATGACCCACGCTGGGCGGATTATGCCACACCGCCCGAAAGCAACGCAAACTATGCTTGGATTTTACATATACTTTCCCACTTGAAAGCTGACGGCGTTGCGGGTTTCCTGCTTGCAAACGGAGCTTTGAATGACAGCGACACTTTGGATATTCGCCGAAAACTTATTGAAAATGATAAGGTTGAAGCGATTGTTGTTCTTCCGAGA comes from Oscillospiraceae bacterium and encodes:
- a CDS encoding type I restriction-modification system subunit M; protein product: MAKKKTDEKSLNIDNILFNCRNYLRAARNSGSFFEKRDMMLTLVFLRFIGEKYEDGIKALRQTLIEKGLDPDDENIKAAFFDDATFADGTYNLPIESRWSTIINTPAPKLNVALDTALIRLEEEDPQLKGCFINGTFTTRNLAPNDIKKIVDEVNKISHKEFGKDRDLIGYVYEYFLKEFAVNATKEEGEFYTPHDVVQLIATMIEPYNGTLYDPCCGSGGMFVQSAALVKSKQGNLNSINVYGQEKEPATYRLAKMNLALRGISHNLGSEADSSFTHDLHEGLRFNYIMANPPFNLKGWYNDNLKNDPRWADYATPPESNANYAWILHILSHLKADGVAGFLLANGALNDSDTLDIRRKLIENDKVEAIVVLPRELFITTDISVTLWILNRNKKGGNYHGRNLRNREHEILFMDLRQWKENPVKHENKKKVFLSSKDSKDTEDITINLTGQIEKAAEIYHTWQSEGTVSEEYAVPELYRSVKVYDSQLTDEERKNNVPTIESKGYTLTPSKYIEFIDHDLEIDYEKEMARVQTEMQEIMKQEKESQQMLEDAFRGIGYGID
- a CDS encoding ParB/RepB/Spo0J family partition protein, translating into MIKNISINLLIPFENHPFKKRNGIEHQELTESIKENGLLEPIIVRSFPAGKYEIISGHRRVEACKELGITSVPAIIEELTKDEAIVQMVDSNIHREHILPSEKAFAYKMKSEALKHQGKTYGQVVHKSRDNISDTESGRNVQRYIRLTYLIPELLKRVDEERIAFTPAVELSYLSEYEQQILLEQIEFTDATPSLSQAQRLRKFSKNSNFFVDTVFAVLNEEKPNQKEQVRIPADKLRDVLPKGLDKQKTEDFIIKACEHYRKYLIRQRERER
- a CDS encoding O-acetylhomoserine aminocarboxypropyltransferase/cysteine synthase; its protein translation is MSKKYAFETLQLHVGQEQADPATDSRAVPIYQTTSYVFHNSDHAQARFGLADAGNIYGRLTNSTQDVFEKRIAALEGGVAGLATASGAAALAYTFQALAKAGDHIVSAKTIYGGTYNYLEHTFPEHGVKTTFVDPDDLQNFEDAIQDNTKLIFFETLGNPNSNLVDIEALAKIAHKHGIPLVADSTFATPYLLRPIEYGVDIVVHSATKFIGGHGTTLGGVIVDSGKFDWEKSGKFPQLTEPNASYHGISFVQAAGPAAFATYIRAILLRDTGAAISPFNAFLLLQGVETLSLRVERHVENTKKVLEYLQNHPLVEHVNHPSLDPKYQDLYNKYFPNGAGSIFTFDIKGGEKEAKAFIDALEIFSLLANVADVKSLVIHPKTTTHSQLSEQEFNEQKIFDNTIRLSIGTENINDIIADLEQGFDAVKALNA
- a CDS encoding recombinase family protein, which codes for MQSKNKNQIGITALYCRLSRDDGTESESNSIGNQKKLLSQKAKEMGLTDTKYYVDDGYTGTNFNRPGFQQLIDDIEIGLVSAVMVKDLSRLGRDYVSVGNYTDSYFPEHNIRFIAVNDAIDSDEGESEIAPFKNILNEMYARDISKKIRSSHRLRGSMGEPLSQPPYGYMKSPENKKKWIIDPEAATVVKSIFKMCLDGKGNETIARELQENEVLIPMAYWRSKGLNRGGKKTQTNPYKWCKTTIQKILSQQEYCGDIINFKTYSKSFKNKRRIENSKENWAVFKNVNEPIIDRETFETVQKFISKTKRRAPKKENGERSIFNGLIYCGDCHSKMRYHTSTSNKEIHYFTCSDNKVDYRGNCPGRHYVRADALEEVVKLELRRLVEMLEIDESYFAQLLLRKNDEEREKDKKFLESELQKAITRSNTVSQLYEKLYEDNVIGKVSDEWFVELSHKYEKERMDLKAKIADTRHQIEELKNTNSEYGKFISAIRRFMQMDNLTTPLLRELIDHIDIFETEGTGKSRTQRIVIYYRFIGYIEFPNTTKQTHIADTRKGVAVEYITEQFTA
- the cysK gene encoding cysteine synthase A: MAIYKSILDLVGGTPLVELTQFEKENDLKATVLAKLEYFNPAGSVKDRIAKAIVEDAEKTGKLQPGGTIIEPTSGNTGIGLAAVAAAKKYRLIITMPETMSVERRNLMKAYGAELVLTEGAKGMKGAIAKAEELHEQIPGSIIAGQFVNPVNPATHKATTGPEIWKDTEGKVDIFVAGVGTGGTVSGVGAYLKSQNPNVKVVAVEPASSPVLSTGQGGAHKIQGIGAGFVPDTLDTKIYDEIITVTNEDAFATGKRLAKSDAVLTGISSGAAVWAAEQLAKRPENAGKTIVALLPDTGDRYLSTPLFQD